In the Gossypium raimondii isolate GPD5lz chromosome 9, ASM2569854v1, whole genome shotgun sequence genome, one interval contains:
- the LOC105800598 gene encoding protein PSK SIMULATOR 1, with protein MVAETWILKIGNQVSSNLKHALLLEPSSKKKKNTQHNQTSKKPQTVGILSFEVANVMSKTVHFHKSLSEPEISKLKSEILKSQGISNLVSADESYLLSLALAEKLDELTKVANVVSRLGKKCNEPALQGFEHVFGDILNGVIDVRELGLLVKDMEGMVRKLERYVNLTAKLYNEMEVLNELEHGTKKFQANPHEESKRAFEQKLIWQRQDVRHLKDVSLWNQTFDKVVELLARTVCTIFARILVVFGESALGKDGVSGRVNGRFSDRVEVVSRQLKGVLSKSSSVGSSQLGNVERSVAEKRGVSLKHRGIDSRKGEIRLFRMEDSGFPCGTSPGRLLSNCLSLGSSASRYDDGDDRIVDHDDRSSQISGCCSVANDGVKRERPNRSPPFCLPRLNDRLNGDHRQSSCGVLSNAQFGPKSRLALYASPSTVGGSALALHYANVIIVIEKLLHYPHLVGEEARDDLYQMLPTSLRLSLRNNLKSYVKNLAIYDAPLAHDWKETLDGILSWLAPLAHNMIRWQSERNFEQQQIVARTNVLLLQTLYFADREKTEAAICELLVGLNYICRYEHQQNALLDCASSFDFEDCVEWQLQCENSYLN; from the coding sequence ATGGTAGCAGAAACTTGGATACTTAAAATTGGGAACCAGGTAAGTTCCAATCTCAAACATGCCCTTCTACTCGAACCTTcttctaaaaaaaagaaaaacacccaaCACAACCAAACATCCAAAAAACCTCAAACTGTTGGAATCTTGTCTTTTGAAGTAGCCAATGTCATGTCCAAAACTGTTCACTTCCATAAATCCTTGTCTGAACCCGAGATCTCGAAGCTCAAATCCGAGATCTTAAAATCCCAAGGCATTTCAAATTTAGTTTCAGCCGATGAAAGTTATCTTCTTTCACTTGCTTTAGCTGAAAAGCTAGATGAATTAACCAAGGTTGCCAATGTTGTGTCTAGACTAGGCAAGAAATGTAATGAACCAGCTTTGCAAGGTTTCGAACATGTTTTTGGGGATATCTTGAATGGGGTTATTGATGTTAGGGAATTAGGACTTTTAGTTAAAGATATGGAAGGGATGGTTAGGAAATTAGAAAGGTATGTTAATTTGACTGCTAAGTTGTATAATGAAATGGAGGTTTTGAATGAATTAGAACATGGTACTAAGAAGTTTCAAGCTAACCCACATGAGGAAAGTAAGAGAGCTTTTGAACAAAAATTGATTTGGCAAAGACAAGATGTTAGGCATCTTAAGGATGTTTCGCTTTGGAACCAAACATTTGATAAGGTTGTTGAATTGTTGGCTAGGACTGTTTGTACTATTTTTGCTAGGATTCTTGTTGTGTTTGGGGAATCTGCTTTGGGAAAAGATGGGGTTTCCGGGAGGGTTAATGGACGGTTTTCCGATCGAGTCGAAGTTGTTTCTAGGCAGTTGAAAGGGGTTCTTAGTAAGAGTAGTAGTGTTGGGAGTAGTCAACTTGGGAATGTAGAGAGAAGTGTGGCGGAGAAAAGGGGAGTGAGTTTGAAGCATCGAGGGATCGATTCACGGAAGGGTGAAATCAGGTTGTTTCGGATGGAGGATTCCGGTTTTCCTTGTGGGACTAGTCCCGGGAGACTTTTGAGCAATTGTCTTAGTTTGGGTAGTTCAGCTTCGAGGTACGATGATGGTGATGATCGGATCGTTGATCATGATGATCGAAGTAGTCAGATTTCGGGTTGTTGTAGTGTTGCGAATGATGGGGTGAAGAGAGAGCGGCCGAATCGTTCTCCTCCCTTTTGTTTGCCTCGACTAAATGATCGTTTGAATGGTGATCACAGGCAATCAAGTTGTGGAGTGTTGAGTAAtgcacaatttggtcctaaaagtAGGTTAGCTCTATATGCTTCACCCTCCACCGTGGGAGGTTCGGCTCTTGCCTTGCATTATGCTAATGTAATAATTGTGATCGAGAAATTACTGCACTACCCTCATTTGGTCGGCGAAGAAGCTCGAGACGATTTGTATCAAATGTTGCCAACAAGTTTGAGACTGTCTCTAAGGAATAATCTCAAGTCCTATGTCAAGAATTTGGCAATATATGATGCTCCATTGGCTCACGATTGGAAAGAAACTCTTGATGGGATATTAAGTTGGCTTGCCCCACTGGCACATAACATGATCCGGTGGCAAAGCGAGCGGAATTTCGAGCAGCAGCAAATTGTTGCTCGGACTAATGTTCTTCTTCTCCAGACATTGTATTTTGCTGATAGGGAAAAGACTGAAGCAGCCATCTGTGAGCTTCTTGTTGGGTTGAATTACATATGTCGGTATGAGCATCAACAAAACGCGTTGTTGGATTGTGCAAGCAGTTTCGATTTCGAGGACTGTGTGGAGTGGCAATTGCAATGTGAAAATTCTTATCTTAATTAG
- the LOC105800600 gene encoding uncharacterized protein LOC105800600 isoform X2: MEEVTNTTTYEALINHLFCDDLFHTDFPSATSSIFMPEEPIGAQCLNDENGTNHKSTKKLQPRKIQQERRPWLNQKPSNDQSNSVICFSGNEEAKQKHKLQSPAMKKKKHANGDRTLYQDVMEEVANKNRQAFLEHYGDDSVHLQFLQLWKLKMKNKKVKLGCLAGKLPPASIEAPLIDRKLPYEKNPQLASLQTTTSIPLQPLQFHCLPGYQDGNGRMSKSAAYRKLRKLGSSKEQQPSPWLGNAGIIPKKEKLRNPAKKQGLHQPWLKQKPLDYQNNAGLVELRQTFRLQAHEMVCVISCCPGPSSFI; this comes from the exons ATGGAGGAAGTAACCAACACCACCACCTATGAAGCTCtcattaatcatttattttgtgATGATTTATTTCATACAGATTTCCCATCG GCTACTTCATCCATTTTTATGCCAGAAGAACCCATAGGAGCTCAAtgcttgaatgatgaaaatggAACAAATCATAAATCAACTAAAAAACTTCAACCCAGAAAAATT caACAAGAACGTCGACCATGGCTGAACCAAAAACCTTCGAACGATCAATCAAATTCCG TTATTTGTTTCTCAGGTAATGAAGAAGCAAAGCAAAAACATAAGCTACAGTCCCCTGCAATG aaaaagaagaaacatGCCAATGGAGACAGAACATTGTACCAGGATGTAATGGAGGAAGTGGCAAACAAAAATCGCCAAGCTTTCCTTGAACATTATGGTGATGATTCAGTTCATCTTCAATTCCTACAG CTATGGAAGttgaaaatgaagaataaaaaggttaaactAGGTTGTCTGGCCGGAAAGTTACCTCCAGCAAGCATTGAAGCACCTCTAATTGATCGTAAACTGCCGTACGAAAAGAACCCTCAGCTG GCGAGTTTGCAGACAACTACATCAATTCCCTTACAACCTTTGCAGTTCCATTGCCTCCCAGGCTATCAAGATGGCAATGGAAGGATGTCTAAATCAGCTGCATATAGGAAGCTTAGAAAATTAGGCTCTTCCAAG GAGCAACAACCAAGTCCATGGCTTGGAAATGCTG GAATAatacccaaaaaagaaaagctacGAAATCCTGCAAAG AAGCAAGGACTGCATCAACCTTGGTTGAAACAAAAGCCATTGGATTATCAGAACAATGCTG GTTTGGTAGAACTAAGACAAACATTTAGACTGCAAGCTCATGAAATGGTTTGTGTAATTTCTTGTTGTCCCGGCCCTTCATCTTTCATTTAG
- the LOC105800600 gene encoding uncharacterized protein LOC105800600 isoform X3: MEEVTNTTTYEALINHLFCDDLFHTDFPSATSSIFMPEEPIGAQCLNDENGTNHKSTKKLQPRKIQQERRPWLNQKPSNDQSNSGNEEAKQKHKLQSPAMKKKKHANGDRTLYQDVMEEVANKNRQAFLEHYGDDSVHLQFLQLWKLKMKNKKVKLGCLAGKLPPASIEAPLIDRKLPYEKNPQLASLQTTTSIPLQPLQFHCLPGYQDGNGRMSKSAAYRKLRKLGSSKEQQPSPWLGNAGFEGIIPKKEKLRNPAKKQGLHQPWLKQKPLDYQNNAGLVELRQTFRLQAHEMVCVISCCPGPSSFI, encoded by the exons ATGGAGGAAGTAACCAACACCACCACCTATGAAGCTCtcattaatcatttattttgtgATGATTTATTTCATACAGATTTCCCATCG GCTACTTCATCCATTTTTATGCCAGAAGAACCCATAGGAGCTCAAtgcttgaatgatgaaaatggAACAAATCATAAATCAACTAAAAAACTTCAACCCAGAAAAATT caACAAGAACGTCGACCATGGCTGAACCAAAAACCTTCGAACGATCAATCAAATTCCG GTAATGAAGAAGCAAAGCAAAAACATAAGCTACAGTCCCCTGCAATG aaaaagaagaaacatGCCAATGGAGACAGAACATTGTACCAGGATGTAATGGAGGAAGTGGCAAACAAAAATCGCCAAGCTTTCCTTGAACATTATGGTGATGATTCAGTTCATCTTCAATTCCTACAG CTATGGAAGttgaaaatgaagaataaaaaggttaaactAGGTTGTCTGGCCGGAAAGTTACCTCCAGCAAGCATTGAAGCACCTCTAATTGATCGTAAACTGCCGTACGAAAAGAACCCTCAGCTG GCGAGTTTGCAGACAACTACATCAATTCCCTTACAACCTTTGCAGTTCCATTGCCTCCCAGGCTATCAAGATGGCAATGGAAGGATGTCTAAATCAGCTGCATATAGGAAGCTTAGAAAATTAGGCTCTTCCAAG GAGCAACAACCAAGTCCATGGCTTGGAAATGCTG GTTTTGAAGGAATAatacccaaaaaagaaaagctacGAAATCCTGCAAAG AAGCAAGGACTGCATCAACCTTGGTTGAAACAAAAGCCATTGGATTATCAGAACAATGCTG GTTTGGTAGAACTAAGACAAACATTTAGACTGCAAGCTCATGAAATGGTTTGTGTAATTTCTTGTTGTCCCGGCCCTTCATCTTTCATTTAG
- the LOC105800600 gene encoding uncharacterized protein LOC105800600 isoform X1, whose translation MEEVTNTTTYEALINHLFCDDLFHTDFPSATSSIFMPEEPIGAQCLNDENGTNHKSTKKLQPRKIQQERRPWLNQKPSNDQSNSVICFSGNEEAKQKHKLQSPAMKKKKHANGDRTLYQDVMEEVANKNRQAFLEHYGDDSVHLQFLQLWKLKMKNKKVKLGCLAGKLPPASIEAPLIDRKLPYEKNPQLASLQTTTSIPLQPLQFHCLPGYQDGNGRMSKSAAYRKLRKLGSSKEQQPSPWLGNAGFEGIIPKKEKLRNPAKKQGLHQPWLKQKPLDYQNNAGLVELRQTFRLQAHEMVCVISCCPGPSSFI comes from the exons ATGGAGGAAGTAACCAACACCACCACCTATGAAGCTCtcattaatcatttattttgtgATGATTTATTTCATACAGATTTCCCATCG GCTACTTCATCCATTTTTATGCCAGAAGAACCCATAGGAGCTCAAtgcttgaatgatgaaaatggAACAAATCATAAATCAACTAAAAAACTTCAACCCAGAAAAATT caACAAGAACGTCGACCATGGCTGAACCAAAAACCTTCGAACGATCAATCAAATTCCG TTATTTGTTTCTCAGGTAATGAAGAAGCAAAGCAAAAACATAAGCTACAGTCCCCTGCAATG aaaaagaagaaacatGCCAATGGAGACAGAACATTGTACCAGGATGTAATGGAGGAAGTGGCAAACAAAAATCGCCAAGCTTTCCTTGAACATTATGGTGATGATTCAGTTCATCTTCAATTCCTACAG CTATGGAAGttgaaaatgaagaataaaaaggttaaactAGGTTGTCTGGCCGGAAAGTTACCTCCAGCAAGCATTGAAGCACCTCTAATTGATCGTAAACTGCCGTACGAAAAGAACCCTCAGCTG GCGAGTTTGCAGACAACTACATCAATTCCCTTACAACCTTTGCAGTTCCATTGCCTCCCAGGCTATCAAGATGGCAATGGAAGGATGTCTAAATCAGCTGCATATAGGAAGCTTAGAAAATTAGGCTCTTCCAAG GAGCAACAACCAAGTCCATGGCTTGGAAATGCTG GTTTTGAAGGAATAatacccaaaaaagaaaagctacGAAATCCTGCAAAG AAGCAAGGACTGCATCAACCTTGGTTGAAACAAAAGCCATTGGATTATCAGAACAATGCTG GTTTGGTAGAACTAAGACAAACATTTAGACTGCAAGCTCATGAAATGGTTTGTGTAATTTCTTGTTGTCCCGGCCCTTCATCTTTCATTTAG
- the LOC105800603 gene encoding uncharacterized protein At4g14450, chloroplastic: protein MSTTPNKITSTNGGDRRQPSRLQRRAPASLQISPVASWNIAIPLLSPLACSPPSIDRRTTERTEEPPPRQEQQQRQSQKTEPEKLVFKMWQHPAAPFCYEPASLVPSFVPV from the coding sequence ATGTCAACTACGCCGAACAAAATCACCTCAACCAACGGTGGCGATAGGCGGCAGCCTAGTCGACTTCAACGTCGTGCTCCTGCTTCCTTACAGATCAGTCCGGTTGCTAGCTGGAACATTGCAATACCTCTCTTGTCTCCGCTCGCCTGTTCGCCTCCTTCGATTGATCGGAGGACCACCGAGAGAACAGAAGAGCCACCGCCTCGTCAAGAACAACAGCAGAGGCAAAGCCAGAAAACGGAGCCTGAGAAGCTTGTGTTCAAGATGTGGCAGCATCCAGCGGCACCGTTTTGTTATGAACCGGCATCGTTAGTACCGTCGTTTGTGCCGGTTTAG
- the LOC105800604 gene encoding DNA repair protein RAD5B, protein MKAMDIDTVEDKKIQEIQSSMDNNVVSVVKLLPNDPDSNLHANTVSRMVTATGFRVSTLTGSGDQFGESEPVQAIVKEEPLLRLKEEPGLGFDSDASMKEDKVTKVKEEPCLGFGNEVRVKGEMGFNQTEEAVAQKEDSWPMDTFEEFLLLQNSKVQSLNESRKTQIKKKASETAELKSNNQNPPCVKKEPDFEWSQKRVDVKKEVSQERKVNGVLVEDEDFPEDPDWYLVGRTIVNAVSTTKGKNKLLDNEIVYFTFPSPVASYKLQSIVRFSTKRCGEIGRLPMDWAKWVNPLVYSNKVKVLGRCIAAPTTLSIMQEVMLFVSFYIHSSVFTMGDKSSSMFDAPWNMESMLSPLLNLFRYLKIKPYQKADFTPEELNSGKRVLHIQEDGYSEVTAALPAAKRRRGCQEQNKDEQDISEASLNKIVGAADTYDLEEMEPPHTLMCKLRPYQKQALYWMSGWEKGIDAEKAAQTLHPCWSAYRICDERASSIYVNVFSGEATVQFPSARQMARGGILADAMGLGKTVMTIALILSRLGRGNPDNEKPDSRKADGSITTNKKRDTYGSGPRRAKGGTLIICPMALLSQWKDELETHSRPETISIFVHYGGDRTNDPRVISEHDVVLTTYGVLTAAYKSDAENSIYHRVDWYRVVLDEAHTIKSSKTLGARACFALSAHCRWCLTGTPIQNNLEDLYSLLCFLHVEPWCNWAWWKTKIQGPYENGNPTGLKWIKAILRLLMLRRTKETKDKEGRPILVLPPTDIQVIECEQSEAERDFYDALFKRSKVQFDQFVAQGRVLHNYASILELLLRLRQCCNHPFLVMSRADSQQYSDLNKLAKRFLEAHPGLVTLNQNAPTKAYIEEVVDGIRRGENTECPICMESADDPVLTPCAHRMCRECLLSSWRTPTLGSCPICRTLLKKTDLITCPTENKFRVDIDKNWKESSKVSKLLDCLERSCQSGSGEKSIVFSQWTSFLDLLEIPLKRKGIGFLRFDGKLAQKQRERVLKEFNDTREKLVLLMSLKAGGVGLNLTAASNVFLMDPWWNPAVEEQAIMRIHRIGQKRTVTVRRFIVKETVEERMQQVQARKEKMIAGALTDEEVRSARIEELKMLFR, encoded by the exons ATGAAAGCCATGGATATAGACACAGTAGAAGATAAGAAGATTCAAGAAATCCAATCATCCATGGATAACAACGTTGTTTCCGTCGTTAAGTTGCTGCCTAACGACCCTGATTCAAACCTTCATGCAAATACCGTTAGTCGAATGGTAACTGCGACCGGGTTTCGTGTTTCTACCCTGACAGGCTCAGGTGATCAGTTTGGAGAATCTGAACCAGTTCAGGCCATAGTAAAGGAGGAGCCACTTTTGAGACTGAAGGAAGAGCCTGGTTTGGGGTTTGACAGTGACGCTTCCATGAAAGAAGATAAGGTGACTAAAGTGAAAGAGGAGCCTTGTTTGGGGTTTGGGAATGAAGTTCGAGTGAAGGGAGAAATGGGTTTTAATCAAACAGAGGAAGCAGTAGCCCAGAAGGAAGATTCATGGCCAATGGATACTTTTGAAGAGTTTCTCCTGTTACAAAACTCAAAGGTTCAATCTCTTAATGAGTCTCGCAAAACCCAGATTAAAAAAAAGGCCAGTGAAACTGCTGagttaaaatctaacaatcaaaACCCTCCATGCGTGAAAAAGGAGCCTGATTTTGAGTGGTCACAAAAACGGGTCGATGTAAAGAAAGAGGTTTCTCAAGAGAGGAAAGTGAATGGTGTTTTAGTAGAAGATGAGGATTTTCCTGAAGACCCAGATTGGTATTTAGTTGGAAGAACAATAGTTAATGCTGTTTCAACAACTAAAGGGAAGAACAAATTGTTGGACAATGAGATTGTTTACTTCACTTTCCCTTCTCCAGTAGCCAGTTACAAGCTTCAATCCATTGTTCGATTCTCCACCAAACGTTGTGGAGAG ATTGGTCGGCTTCCAATGGATTGGGCAAAATGGGTGAATCCTCTTGTATATTCTAACAAGGTTAAAGTTCTTGGTCGGTGTATAGCTGCTCCTACGACACTTAGTATCATGCAAGAAGTCATGTTATTTGTAAG CTTTTACATTCACAGTTCAGTATTTACAATGGGTGATAAATCTTCCTCGATGTTTGATGCACCTTGGAACATGGAGTCTATGCTTAGTCCTTTGCTTAATCTATTTAGATAccttaaaataaaaccatatcAGAAG GCTGACTTCACTCCAGAAGAACTTAATTCTGGGAAACGTGTTCTCCATATCCAAGAA GATGGTTACAGTGAAGTTACAGCGGCTTTGCCTGCAGCAAAACGAAGAAGGGGTTGTCAGGAGCAGAATAAAGATGAACAAGATATTTCAGAGGCATCTTTGAATAAGATTGTTGGTGCTGCAGACACATACGATTTGGAG GAAATGGAGCCCCCACATACACTCATGTGCAAGTTGAGGCCGTATCAGAAGCAAGCTCTTTACTGGATGTCTGGGTGGGAGAAAGGAATTGATGCTGAGAAAGCTGCACAAACTCTTCATCCATGCTGGTCTGCATATCGCATATGCGATGA AAGGGCTTCCTCAATCTATGTAAACGTCTTCTCTGGAGAAGCTACAGTTCAATTTCCAAGTGCTAGGCAAATGGCAAGAGGAGGA ATTCTAGCTGATGCAATGGGTCTCGGAAAGACTGTGATGACAATAGCTCTAATCCTTTCAAGACTTGGTAGAGGAAATCCTGATAATGAAAAGCCTGATTCGAGAAAAGCCGATGGTAGCATAACCACAAACAAGAAAAGAGACACTTATGGAAGTGGCCCACGCAGAGCAAAGGGAGGCACTCTTATTATTTGTCCCATGGCATTGTTAAGCCAGTGGAAG GATGAGCTTGAGACTCACTCAAGGCCTGAAACTATATCAATTTTTGTTCACTATGGTGGTGATAGAACCAATGATCCCAGGGTGATCTCAGAGCATGATGTGGTCTTAACAACATACGGGGTTTTAACTGCTGCTTATAAAAGT GATGCCGAGAACAGCATTTATCACAGGGTTGACTGGTATAGGGTGGTTTTAGATGAAGCTCATACGATTAAATCCTCAAAAACACTAGGAGCTCGAGCTTGCTTTGCATTGTCTGCGCATTGCCGTTGGTGTCTCACTGGAACCCCAATTCAG AATAATTTGGAAGACCTCTACAGCCTTTTGTGCTTCTTGCATGTGGAACCATGGTGCAACTGGGCATG GTGGAAGACAAAGATTCAAGGGCCTTATGAGAATGGTAATCCAACAGGACTGAAATGGATCAAAGCTATATTAAGGCTACTGATGTTGAGAAGAACAAAGGAAACAAAGGATAAAGAGGGAAGGCCTATTCTTGTTCTTCCTCCAACTGATATTCAAGTCATCGAGTGCGAGCAGTCAGAAGCTGAACGTGATTTCTATGATGCTTTATTCAAAAGATCTAAA GTTCAGTTTGATCAATTTGTTGCACAAGGCAGGGTTCTTCACAATTATGCATCGATTCTCGAGTTATTACTTCGACTAAGGCAGTGTTGCAACCATCCTTTTCTTGTAATGAG TCGAGCTGATTCGCAGCAGTATTCGGACTTGAACAAACTAGCGAAAAGGTTCCTTGAAGCTCACCCTGGTTTGGTCACTTTGAATCAAAATGCCCCAACCAAGGCCTACATTGAAGAAGTTGTAGATGGTATCCGGAGGGGTGAAAACACAGAGTGTCCAATATGCATGGAATCTGCAGATGACCCTGTCCTCACACCATGTGCACATAGGATGTGCAGGGAATGTCTCCTCTCAAGTTGGCGAACACCAACACTAGGATCATGTCCAATCTGCAGAACACTACTGAAGAAAACTGATCTCATAACATGTCCAACTGAAAACAAGTTCCGAGTTGACATAGACAAAAACTGGAAAGAGTCATCAAAGGTTTCAAAGCTATTAGACTGCTTAGAGAGAAGTTGCCAGTCAGGTTCTGGTGAAAAGAGCATTGTGTTCAGTCAATGGACTTCATTTCTAGATCTCTTAGAAATCCCATTAAAGAGGAAAGGAATTGGATTCTTACGGTTTGATGGGAAACTGGCTCAAAAACAAAGGGAAAGGGTTCTAAAAGAGTTCAATGACACGAGAGAGAAACTG GTATTATTGATGTCTTTGAAAGCTGGTGGAGTTGGCCTGAATTTAACAGCAGCCTCTAATGTCTTCTTAATG GATCCTTGGTGGAACCCTGCAGTTGAAGAACAAGCAATCATGCGAATTCATCGAATTGGACAAAAGAGAACAGTTACTGTTAGAAGATTCATAGTTAAG GAAACAGTGGAGGAAAGGATGCAACAAGTTCAAGCAAGGAAGGAGAAGATGATTGCAGGTGCTTTAACTGATGAAGAAGTTAGGTCAGCAAGGATTGAAGAGCTGAAAATGCTTTTcagatga
- the LOC105797773 gene encoding uncharacterized protein LOC105797773 has protein sequence MEMESQNLGHIHPLVFNEEQSNETKKAKCSRCGEKCAEAPSKINHPYHHHHPLVLLPESPYGGSCYCDFSYKRCDFFVYHCSCGLDFHIKCALFTLNISEQKLQELNHIATKDPSVFLEDGNEELENAVCFGCWLPLGESRYFSVACGFNLHIKCAELPHEINHPFHKEHPLVLQFNIKRFSCKICGETRHRGFLYCCSACTFALHIKCAEQPTLVDILLFHN, from the exons atggaGATGGAGTCTCAAAACTTGGGGCACATACATCCATTGGTGTTCAATGAAGAGCAGAGCAATGAAACCAAAAAAGCTAAATGCTCAAGGTGTGGAGAG AAATGCGCCGAGGCACCTTCAAAGATTAACCATCCTTATCATCACCATCACCCTCTTGTTCTTTTACCAGAATCACCATATGGTGGAAGCTGTTACTGTGATTTCTCCTATAAAAGATGTGACTTCTTTGTTTATCACTGTTCTTGTGGATTAGACTTCCATATCAAATGTGCTTTATTTACCCTCAACATTTCTGAACAAAAGCTTCAAGAGCTTAACCACATAGCCACGAAAGATCCATCCGTCTTCCTAGAAGACGGTAACGAAGAGCTTGAAAATGCTGtgtgttttgggtgttggttACCATTAGGAGAGTCTAGATACTTTTCCGTTGCTTGTGGGTTCAACCTGCACATTAAATGTGCTGAACTACCTCATGAAATCAACCATCCATTTCACAAAGAACATCCTCTTGTTCTGCAGTTCAACATTAAACGTTTCTCTTGCAAAATATGTGGAGAAACTCGGCATAGGGGATTTCTTTATTGTTGTTCAGCTTGCACGTTTGCCCTTCACATTAAATGTGCCGAGCAACCTACTTTGGTAGACATCCTCTTGTTCCATAACTGA
- the LOC128032620 gene encoding uncharacterized protein LOC128032620, which produces MIHTKCISIPPIIRVRRHYHPIYHNYFISENESKIRDCSFCDVEVNIDYGSYYCLRCNFIAHVKCATKYRDRYYIIEAKDIAGKHDDDLGVNPITCVIEQNEGGEMTRIKHFSHAHDLILSDNVMENDITCDGCMLLILDSFYCCSLQCNFFLHKACAKSPRKKHLWFHGCQELHILVVGYLFKCSICEYDCGGFSYKCNKFNVHICLQCSVIDYRTKHPGHQHPILSNRNQHGRCNGCGETWRSQFSCKHCHFNLDFDCSRLPLSTRHKRHEHPPALTYHEGNDYPKYHYCDLCEKERDPNLWFYHCAICKFSAHPNCVLAIYLFIKPGSMYKGKDHPHPLTFVWKPYRYIVCGKCSEPCEALVLECAEPTCNYVVHWKDVRPPSFGFTSPVELYKAEADAITHDG; this is translated from the coding sequence ATGATCCATACAAAATGTATTTCAATACCACCTATCATCAGAGTCAGACGACATTACCATCCTATATATCACAACTATTTCATTTCAGAAAACGAGTCAAAAATTCGGGATTGTAGCTTTTGTGATGTTGAAGTGAACATAGATTATGGGAGTTACTATTGCTTACGCTGCAATTTCATTGCCCATGTGAAATGTGCAACAAAATACAGAGATCGTTACTATATTATTGAAGCAAAGGACATAGCTGGGAAACATGATGATGATTTGGGTGTTAATCCCATCACTTGTGTCATCGAACAAAATGAAGGTGGAGAAATGACAAGAATAAAACACTTCAGTCATGCACATGACCTAATATTAAGTGACAATGTCATGGAGAATGATATAACTTGTGATGGTTGCATGTTGCTAATTTTGGATTCATTTTACTGTTGTTCATTACAGTGTAATTTCTTTCTTCACAAAGCTTGTGCTAAATCACCGAGGAAGAAACACCTCTGGTTTCATGGCTGTCAAGAACTCCACATCCTTGTCGTCGGCTACCTATTCAAATGTAGTATTTGCGAATATGATTGTGGCGGGTTTTCctataaatgtaataaatttaatgttcaTATTTGTCTTCAATGCTCGGTTATTGATTATAGGACCAAACATCCAGGACACCAGCACCCTATCCTCTCTAATCGTAATCAGCATGGAAGGTGTAATGGTTGTGGTGAAACTTGGAGAAGTCAATTTAGTTGTAAGCATTGccattttaatttggattttgattgctcAAGGCTACCGCTTTCAACTCGACACAAGCGCCATGAACATCCACCAGCACTCACTTATCATGAAGGTAATGATTATCCAAAATATCATTACTGTGACCTCTGTGAGAAAGAAAGAGATCCAAATCTCTGGTTTTATCATTGTGCAATTTGCAAGTTTTCTGCTCATCCCAACTGTGTCCTTGCAATCTACCTGTTCATCAAGCCTGGAAGCATGTACAAAGGAAAAGACCACCCACATCCTCTCACTTTTGTATGGAAGCCTTATCGTTACATTGTATGCGGTAAATGCAGTGAACCCTGTGAAGCTTTGGTTCTTGAATGTGCAGAGCCTACATGCAATTATGTTGTCCACTGGAAAGATGTGAGACCTCCTAGCTTCGGTTTTACGAGCCCGGTTGAACTTTATAAAGCTGAAGCAGATGCTATCACTCATGACGGTTGA